The Papilio machaon chromosome 2, ilPapMach1.1, whole genome shotgun sequence genome segment atcgtttgaatgctcgtctaatggacctaagactgaagagatgccgcgctttgttgaagcagtacgcgggaaaaaaatatcgggaaattctttttttggagtcactcaagacatccttgattaaggcagacgccgatattgacatggacctcgttcgtgctgtgatagacgactggccgagcagattgaaggcctgtattcaaaatcacggatgtcattttgaataaactttagtgtcataagaatctatgttttgttaagttcattttggtatataaatggtcacataatgaataaacttgtttcaattattttatattaaacatgtaacagaatttatgacctgactaagtattactaaaaaaatctggttatgtaatcttagtcacataaacaaaaattacgcattgttttttatatttattacgtttattaattacaatttaattgggaatatataaattggtctatattaaattatatcgtaattattcattttcgggacaaatcaaataactggtaaccccaatcctctcacttatatataggtatagtctatagtactctctatctgtcccttacgggtgaacgcgcatgccatatctatataattcttcatctgaggaAAGCGATGACGTTAAGGTGGCAGCTGTAGTTGCGCCACAATTAAAAAACGGATGTGTTTAAAACTTTAGTAATCTATTTTGATACTAAAGCCATACGGTAATTTCGAGGGGCGGTGTCACGTAACAAGGAACCAGACACGTAAAGCAAGACTTCCTTAGCTGATCCTAgttgattaaattattgatttttcacATACTTTAGTAAATATGGTCTCTTGATTGACAAGATGTGTGCTAATTTacactatataaaataaaaactacactTTATGGAttcttttaacttaatatctattgtacaaaaacacaTTCGTATCTAAAACCACTTTCGCTTCaacataaactaaaatattcgCAGTTTTATCGTTAAGATTAaacgtataataaaatagaaagtaCATAAGTATTGTGAGATTCATTTCTCAATatgcaagttttttttccaaCATATAACTAGACATGATTGTCCAAACTTATTATAGAACTTCACTGCAACAAAATAACCCTATATtacctttataaatattatcttgcATTCTCTGCCATAATATACTAGTCACGGTAGTCACAACTTGGAAATTATGTGTTCCGTAGATTGAAGGTAGGCAACTCATCGGCAATTGCAGACGTTTATGAATAGCGGATGCTTCGCTAATTCGGTGAATCCAGATGACCGCATcatcgtttgccaccttataataaaactatatattttgatagGAACAGCTTAAAGTACCGGTCACGGTTTGAatcaaatgttataaaatactagctgtcgcccgcgactccgtccgcgcgcagttaaaaataaataaatggaggggtatgaaaaatagatgttggccgattctcagacctactcaatatgctcacaaaatttcatgagaatcggtcaagtcgtttcggaggagtttaaccacagacaccgcgacacgagaattttatatattagactagctatcgcccgcgactccgtccgcgcgcagttaaaaaaaaaatgaaaaatagatgttttccgattctcagacctactgaatatgctcacaaaatttcatgagaatcggtcaagccgtttcggaggagtacggtgacgaaaactgtgacacgagaattttatatattagattgtgCAACAAGTTCAGATTAatgttgatgatgataataataataatgagtgATGGTTAAAGAGGCATTCATCTTGTGTTTCGTAGTGACAGGGGCAATCGTGCAACCACCTGGCGGCCACGTAAAGTGTATACTTGTTTATTGTTGTGGTGCAAGTTAAAGAAGGTAGGTATGTTTTTGAGGAGGAGAAAGACAATGTGGTGTGTAGCGGTCTTTTGACGGTTCTTTACAAAACTACCAACTGAGtttaaagagtatatttctgcaagttaattttttgatgATAAAACAACGCTAGACaagattttgttaaaatgttggtCAACATGTCAAGTTGCATctataagaatttaaaaactatattaattttctttaagtttttttttaattatttgcaaaTTCAACCTTTTATAACTTGGGCTCCGTTTGCCATTATGACGAAATGATTTGTCGCAATATAGCAATGTGCTCCTGAACAtttgtcattatatttgaatttgttaaaaataatcccATAGAATACATTCAATAGAATCGAAAATGATGGTGCAACAGTTTGAATTCTaagacaaaaatgtatttcacattagatcaataatattaaaatcgatAGAGAACTTATCCTTTACATTATTCTATTGATGaacttttttaagtaaaattattgttatttaaaatagttgttaTTAACTGAAACAAGTTTTACAAGTAAAGTATTActgatttcttaattatttagttaagaCACATATAGAACAAGAAACAGAGTAAATGTCTCAGCTGAGAATTAACTGGATTTTCCCATAACTGCGACATTTTCCCAGCAACTTTCATGTCTCGACATTTGCCACACATTTGTAATTCTACTTTCTTcttatgtttcattttttttttaaataaaaacgatcTTAGTACCTACTTTCGTGGTGATATTGAAGATAGGAATTTTGGCCACATAGAAATTTGATTAGATTGACAGTTAGGCAGTATTTCTTTGTTAGTTAATGCGGCTGTATGCGTCCAAACATTGTACTTAACGGTCTTCCAAATACTATTAACAGTTGAAGCTATTCTCAACTTCACTAGTAACATAAGTGTATCTAAAATATACATGCATTGAAGCATAATATTCTGTGATTTAAGTACGTAATACATTATCGATATGCAGTTGTCATCTTCTCTGGCAATACAGCAATGTTATGTGCTTTAAAGGACATCAACCCCTCAAGTATACGCGAAGGCGAATTCACTGCATCCTGCATTCGGTAGCCTGCAAGGTTCGCCATTGACGGACTACATCACAGAGGACATCATCATCACTCATTCATCATTcgagtttgttttttaatttcattttgttcacCTCAGTAAAACGAGCCGTGAGCTAAACAATATGcgttcagttatttttttattttgcggtTATATTTTGCGATCCCACGCTCGTCGGGCTACTTGTTCTATAAAAAGACGAAAACAATCCTAGCCTGGATCGTGTCGGGAATTGAGGACCATTTTATGGACTAACTTGAATACACTATAggacaaaaaaaatgtcaactcatattttagttttatttatcattaagataaactatttattagctctgaataaatgatttaattaggTAGATtatgtgtttaaaatttactaaataatacattaaaacaaaaaaatgtgtcCTATGATCACTGtgtcttttaataattaataagctttataaaaatatttgaaaccaTTGGATATTTCAtgttatagaaataatattcgTAGCCCATTTTTTTCGTCTAAAAGTGTAAAGCGTAGCGCAGTAAATGCTATGTGGGAACAAATGCCATAACATTATCGACTTCAGAAAAAGGTATCGACGCTCATTGTGTAGTCCACTCGATGAAATCCACATATGTATAACAATTCCCTGCATTTATTTAGTACAAGTGCagtacttaaaaaaactattgtacGATAATACaatcgtaaaaaattaattacaaattttcttttagtgTTCAAGTCATTGtactaaatacttatttatgcGTATTAAATACATAGTACCTAATTATACGTATCCGCGAGTTAacaagtaatttaaaagtaaaaaaaacatgaattaGTCGGCATGTTATACATAAACTAACGGATATGGATTTCTCTGACTTTATTTTGCAAGACGCATCGTTGTTAAATccttgaaattatataaaatgtaatttccgaacaatttttcattacattaaataaaatccaacattgtttataaaagaacGTAATTAATACCTTAATAGTTAAAGTTTTAgtatatactaatataaaaattaaattcataagtcgccgtattatttaaaatttttcgtcTGTTTGTCTGTACGCAAATTCACGTTTATTACGAGTAATTTCtaaaacggctggaccgattttgacgggactttttCTAAAAGGTAACTTAAGTAGGTAGGAGTAACAAaggttactttttaaaattccttacTAACAAAGTCGCGGAAGACCGCTAATCTAATATTACAAGCATTTTAAACCACCTCAGCAATTATTAacgattaatataaatgtaactaaaTACACATATTGCCGCCATTTTCCACCTAAATATCATGTGAAGAGGCTTAAATCtgatttattcatattatttactagcttttatccgcgactccgtccgcgccgaataaaaaaaatgctcacaagataaaaaagttcttatgtccgtctcctagttctaagctacctccccatcaattttcagctaaatcagttcgaccgatcttgagttataaatagtgtaactaacacgacttttttttttatgtttataaattctataataacattttatgttcgttgtaagtttttgatatttttatttttatcgaggTGACATCAACTTACAGAATTGATCGATGTAATACAACTTACGTGTAGAGAAAAAACCTGTCCGTTGTAAAATTATCTCATTCTTTGTTACGGCAAAAAGTTGCACCAGTAAAAACATAAGTTAAGTATGTCGAGACGTGTTCTGTGGGGAACTTTGCCCCCTATTTATTGCTGTGTATTACTGCAAAACATCTTGGTATACTATAtctataagattttaaatacttacttcgtcattattattacataacttgctgtcgtccgcgactccgtccgcgcgcgcataaaaaaacttaatagcggtatgaattttttctcgccttttaagccttccctagacctccacgaacatttcaagactaagataagataaatccgttcagccgttctcgagttttagtgagactaacgaacagcaattcatttttatatatatagatagatagatgtgtTAAGGTTAATATCGatgatatttgtaaatacatgCAACATGCTTAAAATATCAACAATAATCGTCAAAAACAATAGACAAAGGGAAAACTAAGAGTTTTCATTCCCAGTACACTAGCTATTTTATCTTTGTCACTATCTAAAAGCGTTTTTCGTGTTGTAAAACCGTGGAATAGTGCTAATAGATTTTCAGTAGGCGCTTTTTGTGCTAGAACGTGGTGCATGCTAAGTGCCAATCAGTCTCCGTGTCTTACATGTTAGCGCGTCTCGTAGCGCGGTGGAGAGGGTGGTCAGCGCACTGCGAAGTTTCGCGTGATGGCGCTCGAACATCTTTGCATCTAGACAAGTTTACATGACTACATAACGAAGAGATCCCAATTCTTAATTCACAGCTATACTAGGTGTTTCACGGAAAAATTTACTGcgacaaaaatgttataagatgtagaaaatgtattttgctCGTTAAAAGTGACAGGCACTGCTATTTTTTGAATTGACTTTGgccaataaacaatttaaaatgaaagtacgatattattttaaaaaggtgatcatattagttatttcagcagtttaaaaaaaattgttaggcAATAATGGTCTAATTTcgaatatgaaatttaaattttatagcgccatctataataattaaaatgaaacagcGTTATAGTTAGTTTCGATAGATGTCACTAGTTACTCGAAATTAAGATAAAcgaactaattaaaatagttgtacGTACATTCAGGATGGTCGTAAAGCGGCGCGACCTTGGTGCCCTCCAGCGCGCCGCCGGCCAGCCGCGCAGATAGCAGCTCTAGGAACTCCCGGATGCTGTGCAGCTCGCTCGACACGTCGCTCATGCTCGAGCTCGGCTCGCACTCCTCCTCTGCACAGCAATAGAAACTTTTTACATCATCATTTCaacattgcaaaaaaaaatcaatcttCATAACAGTTATTAGCTGCAAGCACTgtgcagttaaaactgaatgtGCGAGTTGCCATAAAGATTGAATGGCACTATAATTTACCGATCTGCTCCAGTTTATCGGTGCTGAGGGACCAGGGCATCAGGCTGAACGCGCGTTGCGCCTGTCGCAGGAACCACGCACCCGACTCGAACTTCACAGGCCTGTAAAATATTGAGTATTGTGTTGCTATCGATTgtattagactagctgtcgtcaGCGacagtagactatgtgttctagactatgttctacatctaggTATGCCGAATTACAGTGAGAtcccttctaacaaatatccatccattcatacattcaattcgcatttataacattaatagtAAGTAAGATTAAGAAAACTTAAGAGAAAGGGTTCTTATCTGGGCCCTTTATAAGACTTGATACAAGTTTTTGAATGGGAATAAATGTCATCAAATACATgaatacatcatcatcatcatcataagCCTTATATCAGAttattgatgaaaaaaaattgatgatattttttaacaaactgaaaagtatttcaaatcgtgattttttttttcatttttatagtcACGTTATAGGAAAATGAATGATTATTATACGCTATTATTTGAATATCGCATTCAGTTTTTAATGATCAAAATACgacatatattgaaatattaagttCCAAGAATATAACTGTTCAAGTCAAACTGTTAGCAGATATTTGAGGTATACTAAGAGCTTCTCTCTGCTGGagatttaataactttagcagtttaatactaaagtctattatgtattttattaacacgATGACTTACTTGTGATGATGGCACACACAGGGCACAATGCCGCCCTCAGTGTGTCCACCGCATTGCACGCACACACCCGATTTAGCAGATGAAGTTATGCTGCGTTGTTTACACTTGCTCCGAATCTCTTCATCTCTGcaataatacatataatttaattagattgATTTTGGttctaataaaatgtattttatgaaatactgGCTGTCGACTGCGACTCCGTTTGCGCGTAAGTAAGACTATTTTttgtagtctatgtgttcttgtgTGTGCCAAATACcgtcgagatccgttaagccgttctagagaacaaacatccatccattcatacatataacttttcgcatttataatattagtaagttagtaattttgaattaattacattacttAAACTAGAGATCTCTTACGTTGGAGATCTCTTTCAGACTTTGGATTTGAACAAGGGAAAAGTGAAAGGGGAAAGTAAAGGGTATTAAACTTCCACTTAATAATGTGGAAGTTTAGTAAGATAAGGGACCTCTGGAACTTTAATTAAGTTTGGTTTATTACGTAATATTAATCTGTATTGGCAACCAGTACATTCCCTAGGACGTAGtattttgcattgcattgGGCAACGCTGGCTGCAGCGCGGGTCAATGACCTCTCTTGCAAAATTGAGAAAGCGCTACCATTGTATTGTTTGAACTCGACTCAATctcgatttaaataattcgaaTAATTAGATTGATGTCTTGGTTGTGTTATTTACGTTATATTATTGTTGTGAAACTTATcagttttctttattatatgtatattgtaaaatttaaattacaaaattcatttattctaAGAAAAACCCCTTAATCCAGACAGGAAGCACGTATTTTATGaacaattcaaaataaatcaagaaaACTAGAATTTCGAGCGGAAgtttcgataaaaaaaatgctaaccATTCGAGTTTATTTAACTTAGTAGGGTCTAGGAAGCTTGAAAAAAATTCCGTCTCTTGCAAACTCAATTATCACAAACTCTTTAACACGTACGTTAATTACGACACATCGTTCTTGTGACATTACATGGCACAAGTCCAAAATAGCAGGCACTATTTAAATCAGTCcactatttaacaatattattcaCTTGTCGAGTCATTGAAATTCATTGtcgttttaatgtttttacacaAGTGTGTCAGCAGTGTAAACCCACACTGAATTAGATACCTCGAGGTCACGGGCGAATGTTTTAcgtcattaatattttatcatcaaGATTATAGTAATATAAACAGAGCTTCATTGTGTGTACTTGAGATAAGAATGACGCAAAGGTTGTTGCTGAGGAATAAGCATCTTTCGGAGATCGCGGAACCATTTTCAATTGCGCTCGAGGCTGGCCACCGTGAGGGTTTTACTGCTTTCCCCCCAGAAGACAGTGTATCTTTGGAAAattcccccccccccctcatCCCATAAAAGGGCATAAACATATTAGTTTAGATACAAACTGATAGATTAAGGATCTAACAGCTTTTGTAGGAACTGATCGGGCTATCGATTTTGTCCATGTTTTTTTGCTCTTAGGTGTTGATATTTTCACCTTTTATtcgttttgtattaattatatttacatttgaattttgtttttctttcgtGTAATAAGtgctataacaataaaaaatatatcattggatttttaaaaagtctGAATACGTCGTAATACTAGGTCTGCAAGCGTTTTATAAAATCTGCTTTATAAATTAGGCTAAGGCACATTTTCAGCCATAGATTTATGTACTAAGaattcaaatttcatttgaaaatgtCTTCGTCTCGTCACAAAAAAATCAGGTTCCACCGAGATTTGAACTCGGATCGCTGGATTCAGAGTCCAGAGTGCTAACCATTACACCATGGAACCGATGAAAGTGGGTGtcaaatttttaatctgtactaaaattgcatttgttttatcgttatattttaaaaaataattttgtatgtttacattaaatgttattttgtaatgaaaaaccGTTAAACTCTTAATATTTTCTgagtgtttataaatattctgATCCCAAATgacatttgttaaaattattacggaatctaaaatcatttaatgttaaattgtttaaactttcgtgagacataataattaattaattaaggagtaaacttaattaattaatcgttagatgtcattttattttaattttttataacaagtaTAATACGAatgatgattttttataaaaaatcaaggtttgtaaaaaaatcaattcttTTAATTGCAGTTTCTCAAAAATTGCTAATGACTTACATGTAATGTGATGCAACCTTCATATTTTACgagtaaaatacattaaaaacaataaaattccgtgaataaaaacacaataaaatgcaattatatattattatatgatttacattttaaattataaaaaaatgtatatttttaatataccaaTGCGTATTCTCtgagatttataaattaaacgttatccttcataaaaaaattatacatgcgtaagtattattttaatgttaagttCTTCCTCACGATTCTTTTTTGCGTCAAACGTGGCAGACAAATGCTGAACTTATTTCCATATTCATAATGCATTAGTGTTCGTCCATTGTTCGAATTTGAACCATCATTTTtacataaagatttttattgtacatttattgATTCAAAATATCTTTCACTTTAAATGCAATTGTCcgtgttaactttaactgcgTCAAATATGAGCATCTATTCACACAATTTCCTTGAGTACGGGTCGAAAGTTTTCGTAAAAGCGGGCACAGTGGGCCCTTGTATTAGAGTACCTTAGTCTCCGTATTGTAAAAGACAATTGAAGGGGTGACAAactgtattaatatatattgtgtattatctatatatataaaagaaagtcgtgttagttacactatttataactcaagaacggctaaatcgatttgactgaaaatcggtgggcaggcagcttagaaccaggaaacggacataggataacttttaccccgttttctattttttattccaagcggacggagtcgcgggtaaaagctagttaatattataaacaaagtgAGCTTTCGTATCATCATCGTTAATTATTGCAAAAGTAGCATGagattttttatgtactttacgCTTAATAGCAACGGTTTTTGCtgcacaaatttaaatataataatgatattcaCTGTATATTGGAGTTCAGTGGTTTCTGGGAATTAAGgaagcttttgtttttttcccaaattaatcaaaatgcGAATGACCGTAAGTTTCTTGAACCGCGAAactcttcaaatattttttaaacacaaaagATTGATTCAATGAGtgcatattaattatttttttttacaaaaggtaaaacaatggtaacattatatgtattattatgttttggGCAAAAACAATTGtccgtcttttaaattatacatcgAAACAGCTTTGGTGAATACTTTTGAATTCTCTTTCAATGAATACTTTTTCTTTGCTCTTCTTTTCaggattaaattattacatttatatttggtATAGAAAGTATTCTGCCAATGttgcaaattaattttgcaaaatatttttttgtacgttattatttattttttacaaccaaataaaaaagaccTCAAATCTACTTTTATACCTTTAGTgaaatatcaaacaaaactGTCAAACCTTTAaatcagggatccccaaactattttggacaattgaccccttttccaaaatgaacttttaCCTCAGACCCAgtatggccaaattacctacttttaagatcaattattattgttattattatttttcattctgacttaggttaatagaagaagacagagtgagaattacaAATGCCTTAAGTTCGATATAGACCACTTTAGGAATCCATggtttaaatcttacttatattataaatgcgaatgtttagatgcatGTTACTTAGGATTACAAACATCGATcgatttttgttagaaggtatcttctgAACAGCTCAAAGagttttgatgaaatttggcatagacagAACATTGTCTGAAAAAACGTGTACGTTGTGTAAGgtgtaagtattttaatgtCACTCCGACGGAGTCaggagcgacagctagttttttttaaataaaatgataaaacatcatgcaccaaaatatatttcgtgTATATTACGcttattataaacaattaaatattacctaaacaatttgataacaaaatataattatctatttCAAATACCTAAACTTATCGACAATATGCaacaatgtaaattttatttcattatttatgtttgcatataaaatgtaggttcaaaaatataaataaatgtggaTGCATTTTTGGTTAAACAAAGCGCACATTTTTgatctgttttaaaaaaaataaaaataaggtaaagtttaaaactttgaattcattagtaattttattataagattttattcatgaaattgtgttgtaaaaagtaaagaaaaataatataattatggtGACTCAGTCCAGaagttaaatacaataaaaatattctcagAATTATATAGGTAATTGGCTggtttatttttgcatttcaCACGATTTTAATACTGTTATTTCGTTATTCATATTATCTCATTATTATAGTTTTGGTTTATAACAAAGAGCTTAtcgtacattttttttatttttaaatgtttttattatcaaaaacgACTACCATGgtgtattaaattactttgcttaaaattaataattttgtaccaacttatatatttactactaattattttttacatcagTCCTTCATGTTGAACACTTTCAATATTTGCTTATAAAGAAATAGTTTCAGAAGTTATCGACGAGAGTCGATTGtgtcatattttaatgttcacTTGCAAAACACAGCACTTTCGTCATTCAGTCTTCATCCATGTCGAACCACATGGAGGTGACGCTCCGAGAGCCCTGGTCTCTCTGCTCCTCCGTGATGATCTTCAGCACGACCACCTCCATCATGCACAGGGCAAAAAATATCACGAATATAGCGAAGTTTGAGCCCTGATGGTGGAACTGGAAAGAGCTGGGCAGCGGACCGGGCGGCGGCCACGCGGCGACGTACGTGGCCAGGGTTGACACTCCAGACAATGCCATTTTGGATTAGACCATCTTTGTATTTCCCGCGCTCGCGTTACACACGTCGTATTCACATCGATTCGGCAGTGATACCGTGCCTTCGGCGCGCGGTCTGACACTCGTGTGTTCAATGCAATGCTTGTCCGAGCCGCAACGCACTGCACCGCGCCGCCGGCGGCCGTCGCGTGTCGTAAGAAGCGGCTCTTATGAAATATGAATCGTTTTAGTTAGATTCCCAGCATTGGGAAACGATCGAAATGCGGGTGAGCGCAACCGTTTTGCGGTCAAGGCTGCGCTAGCCGGGTGTCGAATGCGCTGACCTTTACTCGCGATACATACGCCAAATCGGATGTGCGCTCTATTCTAAGCGCCTATTGTTTTTCTGATTATATTCGAAACTAATTACTTCTCTGCGGAgtcattattattgttatttttcaacaGTTTAAATGCATTTAGTGTATGGAAACAAATTGGTAATGCTGTTTACTgagaattaaagttaaataccTAACCGAAAAGACATTAATTACGTTGTAAATTAAAAGGCAAACATTACGAACTATTCAATCTGTTTAATGCAAGTCCTTCTCAAACAATACTAGTGTATTTCACgtatgttatttaaagttgtaaaaataacCGAATAAGTTGCAACAGTAGGTATATTGCTGCTAAAATTTAGAAAGGTTACTGTTGATGTTTTGGATTTGAAAGAATTCATGTTGAAAGAGACAAGAATATCTTATAAGTCAGGGTTTAGTTGCACCAGTTTAAACAGAATTCATGACATTATGAAATAGAACGCGGGCATTGTTGTTTACTGCGGGTACTTATATTAACGGCAATTTGCTAATTACTACCATACAGACGTCTATGTAATAAATGCTCTAATCAATCTAGGTCATTTAACAGTTACCTAAAGACTAACTTCCAGGCATTAAATAGGTTATAAGTGATAAGATAcac includes the following:
- the LOC106710487 gene encoding uncharacterized protein LOC106710487, producing MALSGVSTLATYVAAWPPPGPLPSSFQFHHQGSNFAIFVIFFALCMMEVVVLKIITEEQRDQGSRSVTSMWFDMDED